In the Leishmania major strain Friedlin complete genome, chromosome 16 genome, TGGCACCCCTGGCTACATCCTGCGTCGTCATGGGTGAGCCGCCCTGCCGTTGAATCGGGTCACACGTCTTGCGGGCTCTCTGTCCTTTCCCATCTCTTTCTCCCATGCGTGCTGCCCGATCGGCGCCAGACGGAGAGACTCGCGCGGACGACATGCCTTAACCCGAGCACGCAGCATCCAAGGCCCTACTTGAgggctggaggcggtgggcgGGCGTGGTGCAGGCAACAGGGGGTGGTCCAGGCGCATGCCGCATGGGTTCGAGGAGTACGCTGGCCAGCCTCCGGCCAGGGCCCTCTGATATCCCGTCCACACTGCCTCGATGTCATGCTTCTGCCCTCACTCGCCTCCAGCCGCGGCATTCCACAAAGTGGTGTGGAGACTCTCCACACGGGGGTCTGGAGGACTccgtggtgcagctgagggggggggggctctcGCCATGCCTCCGGCATCTGTGCTTCATATTCGTACAGGCCCGGTCGAACGTAGGAGACACCGCATGCTCttcgcacgcatgcatggTAGGGCTGATTCGTCTTGGGTCTCGTCACGCCTCTTTCATTCATCACCCGTGCTCTGCTACCGTCTGCGCGCGTTGCCTGCAGTGTGACCCACCATGCCGTCCGTGCTTGAGAGCGCTTGCGCAGCCAGGCGAGGATGGTCTCCCGTCGCCTCGTAAGCGCCACATCGGAGTTCCTTTGGTTTTAgacagccgccgcggaggagccctcgtcgtcgagtgccgcatcgcgtcgcgcggTTGCAGGGGATGTCATCCTGGCTCCCGGGAGCGGTGGCCAAGTCGGTAAACCATGCAAGGCGAGACACTACTAAACAGTAAGCAAGAGAAGCGAAATGCCGTCGCAGCCCCCGCCCCACCACCTCACTGACGGAGGCTCTCCACCGCAGGCGGTGCAATGCAGTCGCGCAGACGGACAGACCGAGGCCCACAACTGCGACACCGCGCATCcacagaagaaaaaaacgGGAAGTTGAGAAGGGAACTGAAGAGAGGCGCATATGCGAAGTGGGCGCGCTCGTGCACTGCTCCCATCATCTAAAGCCGATGATGTCGTGACAGCAACGAGAGATCCGGTAGAGATGCAACGGAAAGACACGAGACGGTTTTGtcttgtctgtgtgcacatCGGCACTGTCCGCTGGCGCATGCATGTGGGAGCCCTTGACGTCCACGCACCAAGCAACACACTCGAAGCAAAGAAGGGGAAACCACAACAACGAAAGGAAACATCGAGAACCCCACGTACGTCAACACGCGAAagggcgcgtgtgcggggggaggggggagggtctGTGCCTGCACGTCTGTATGCCGAGATAATGGAGTCggtgggcgacggcgaggacagCGAGGAGGCAAGGGAGAGTGATGATGCACTATACATGGAAAGGGAACGCGGCACAATCCGAGCTGCTGTCGTTTCCGAAAAGGAAAACGTTTGAAGCTTcagatcgagagagagagagagataaaACGAGGGGGGAATAGAGAGAACGACCACCTCGGCGGCAAAGAAGACAGCAGATGCCTGCCTGCTACCATATCGGCGTCGCCCCGATCCCCCGTGCGCTGAGCGGGTAGGCCGAGTGCGTGCGAAAGTGATGGGAGAGCAACGCGTTGTGCGACCGCGCCCGCACATGTGCATCGAGCATAGGCTCGGGCATGGCCGCCACGCTCAAGCGAGAGACCCCGTTTGCAGTGGCAGCCGCCCCGGCGGCATCCTTACGAGCGGCAGTGAAAGGCGTGCGCACCTGCCCATCGGCGTGGCCCGCCGTGGCCTTCGCAGTCACTGTCTTGGACTCCGGCGAAGTCAGTCTTGCAAAAATCCACTGCCGGGAtcgtcgcagcggcgcttctGCATCGCCAGGAGACCTTCTCCTCACGCGCTCACTGGTCGCCTCGAGCTCCGGGTCACTACCACTGAAGACGGCAACAGTGTCAGGGTGCTCCGGTGAGACGAGCTTCATCAGCCGCGCGTAGCGCTCGGCGTCCAGCAAACTGCACCACATCTCCTCGTCGATCTTCTCTTCTATCGTCAATGGTACGCGCGAGggtgtggtggcggtggatgATACCGTGGAAGGCGTGGAGCAACACCGGCCGTGGCTCGGGGTGGATGTCATCGATAAGGGTTTCTGCGGCTTCTGAAGCAGCAGTGGGCGATACGGGTCGAGGGTCCGCGATTCCGCTAGCGTTGCCATCGATGCCACGGCTGCCGTCTCGCTAGAgggtgccggcgctgcgtcgaTCTTTGGGGACTCACATGACGTATGGGTGGGTCGTCGCGGCGTCGCAGCCCTtgcggaggcggtgagaTCGCCGTTGGCCGGCGCCGTTACTGCTCTTCCAAGCCTCTGCACAGCCGCCATTCTCTCCTCCCGCTCAAGCGCCTTCAACTCACGCACGAGCTCCACCACGTTCTTCGAAGAGGAGTACCGCTCCACCGGCCACTCTTCCTCGTAGTAACGACCGATCGCCGTCTGCGCCTCCGCAGATGCAAATGCGGAGCCGCTCGTCGCCGACGGTGCCTGCTCCACGACCAAGAGCTCACAGTTCGTCAGCCGCATCTGCTGCCACCATGCGCGGTAGTCGTTGACGTGGTTGATGAGCAGTTGCGTGACGCCGTTGGTGAGGTCGACGTAGCGGAACTGGGGCGCGTGCACCCCCCACGCGTTGCGAGCCTTGACACACAGAGCACCCCAGGGAAGATTGCCTTGACCGGATGGTGTGTGGCTGGAAAAGAGAaccacctccgccggcgcggcgctgtgccgcaACACCACCGTCACATTGAGCCGAAGGATGAGGGCCGGGTCCAGGATGCACTGCAGCGGAACTTGAATgacgtcggcgtcggcgcgccgcaccggcggACTGGCTCGCGTGCGGACTCTCTCGCTGgatgcactgctgccgttgtaCTGCCGCTGGGGTGCGTGGAGGAGGCCCGTGGACGGCACACCAGAGCGAAATGCGTAGAGCGTGGACGTGAGCGGACGCGGCTTCCACACGCGCTCTTTGTGGCCCTcctcgcgcgcggcggcagtcgtcgtggtcgcggtggcggtggcactcGCATCTGCGGTGCATGCCTCCGAGGCGAGCCGATGGTAGTCCATATGGTGCGCTACCGTGTGCATTATCTCCTCAGCCGAGCCCGCGGGTGGCCCATGATGGTGGACGAAGTCGCCTCGCACATCCCTGGTCGTTGCAGCGGGAGAAGCtgccgcgtctgccgccgaTACATACGCCCCGCCGCGTCTCCACAAGTGGAAGTCGTCCGCATCGTTGAGCACGACGAGGCACGTAGAAGGGCGAGTCTTGTGTGGGGTGGACGCCGAAAGACCGGCGCCCACTGCCTCCTCGATGAGTATCTCCTCTTGCGGCGGTGGCTTCTCTTCAGCTACCTCGCAGCGAGTGTGAGCGTTCGCGTCTGTTAGGATGCACGGTAACTTGTACTTGAAGACAGGCCTGAAATCGGAGCCCCAGGCAGTCCGCACGCACTTGACAAGCTCCGTGTACGTTCTGGCCCAGCACCACACGCCCTCGCCCGGAAACTCGCCGGAGAGCACTAGAAAACGATCGGCACCGATGTCCTCCATTGAGGCCAGTCGAGCCAGCGGCAGAAAGaaacagaggagggggagggggatgcgcagagggaggagcgaGTCCGTAAGGCAGAGACACGCATCAAGCCCCCCGATCGATGCGTTTTCGtgttgtgtgcttgtgtatgtgtgtgtggtgtgtgtatgtgtgtgtgtgtgtgtgtgtgtgcgtgtgcgtgtgcgcgcgggtGTGAATGTCTGCCAGCCGCACGCGAGGAATgggtgagagagggggcgaaGGAGGGTGGGAGGGCCCTCAGAATGGCGCAGAGTGTGAAGGGCGACGCTGAGGAGCCGCCGGGAGAAATACGCTTGGACGCGCAAAGGCGGTGCCAGCACCCCCATGACATGACgaggggagcgggagggaATGGTGGaaggcagagacggcggagTCGGCGCCTGCGATGCCGTCAGCCTTCCTGCCTCCGCATGTCGCGCTGCAAGTCCAAGGGCGCACGAGAGAGATGgcggcaggggagggagggtgcgTGCGCAGGACGGGAATCCACAGGCCAGTAGCTGCACCACGCCTGCGAAGacggaaagagggaagagggaagaggctCCCTGCGAAGGATGTGCTAAGTTCTTCGTGGCTGCTCTGCCTTCGTTTCTTCAGACCGGGGCGGCGTTCGTCATGGACagccagcaccagcagtagcagcaccAACAGACAAACCATCGACGCAAGCCACCAAAGACACCCGCGCGTGTCGTGGCAGCTCCCCTACACATCTGTGCAGGCATGCAGAAGCGTCCCTCGCCCACATGCTCATGCTGGTTCGAGTGTGCGTCCGCAGGCACAGCCTAGAAGAGAGGGTCACTGAGCCCGGCCGTCGCGTCTTGCGCAGACAGCTCCACTTTGGCCCCATCGCACCAGCAGTCGCTGTAAACGTCTGTGATAGGGCAATGCTGCAGCACTACCTGCGCCTTcgtctgctgcgtcgcaATGGCACCGTCGCTGGTGAAGCCGAGCGCGAGGATGTCTGCAGCCGAGGCAGCGCTCGTGAACACCACCGAGTAAGCTGTCCCCTCCGCgtccgctgcaccgctcgggctcgccaccgccgcagtgCGAGCGCCCGACGCTCCGCGGAACATCCGCGCGGCTCGCTCAGCGTTGTTGGgccccagcagcaccatGTGATACCGATTGGACTGGAACGTGCACGCCGACAGCATTGAGGTACGGCAGCCAACCCCCTCATACAGCCCGCGGATGCAGTTCACGATACGAACGCGGTTGAGGGTGCAGTAGCTGCCCGTGCCCAGATAGACGCCATCTCGGCCGCTGCTCAGCGTGCAGCGGTTCAGGtgcacaccggcgccgacggtggCACTGATGACCGGCATGAGGAACTCGGCAGCACCCTTCTCCTTTCGGCCCGTTGGGTTGATCcagagcggcgccgtcacctcagcagcagcagtagcggaGGCCTCGTCGTCACCGCTATGGGTCGTGCTCCGGTGCAACATGTCGCCTGGTTCCAGGAAGAAGACATCCGAGGcggacagcagcgcgccgcagcctTTCACGGCGATTCGCCCAATGATGATAGCGTTATTTCCTACAATGGACACGCGTGTTCGGTTGACTACAATGGGAGCGTAGGGGTCGAGGATGAACAGCTTCCCGTCCAGTAGTACCGTGCGCGAGgcgcgctcgctgccgtgTCCGCGCAGGGCGCTCATGAGCTCCTCGCTCGTGCGCACAACACAGCAGGCGCCTTGTCGGTGCCGACAACCGTCCAGAGATGGGACTGAAGCAGAAGCGGTGGTAGCCGCGGGTGTCGAcgcatctgccgctgcggcggttCCCCACGCTGGATGCGGCGTCTGCGACGCGGACAAGATCAAGAGCTGCTTGAGAGCTTCTTGACTATCCTCAAGGGCCTCCTTGAGATCGCTCACCTGCTGGTGGAGTTGCTGAACTTCGCTTGCCAACGCAGATGCCTGTACAGCGATCAAAGAAGTGTCCGATTCCGTTGCACTGGAGTCctcgcacgctgctgctgttgagTTCTGGCCGTCCGTAGTTGTCGGCCCTGATTTTGAAATCCACCAGCTGCTGAACAGCTGACGCGTCGAGGTTAGATGGCATGATATGCTACTGGCAAGCGAGATGCACGGATAAAGcaagcggcgccgacgcactcccgccgcgtcggtgtgCCTCACGCGAGCAGAGACGACGCCAAGGCCAGaacgcacaagcacgctgCGCTTCCATGGGAAGTGCGACAGCATGGGAGAAACAGCTGTCGATCGCATCGACCGCTAGCGTATCTGGAAGAGCGTCGCTGGGCGAGAAGCGGGAGCGGAGGCGCGAGTCGAAGAGCATACCAGAGACGAAGAATTCGATGAGTATATCGCAGGGAGAGGCAGCTGAGCGGAGGCGGGGAGTCGGTCCGACTGGTACACACAGAATACGGCACACAAGAAAATGAGAAGCTGAGCAAGTAATCGCGCAGGAGAGACCAAGCGGAAGCGGAGGAAGAAGAATGCGTGCGGGGTACAACACAGAAACCACGAAAGAATGAGGGCACAAggactgctgccgctgaagggcagacacacacacacagaaacaggTAAAGAGGTGGCGCACGTATCCGGCGTCGCCCCGAGCACCACTACGTGAGGCCAATACAGTCTACTACTAACGGGACAAGAGTCCACTGCTACTTACAATACTCACTATTTGCGATGCGCACCGACTAGCGCACAAGTGCGGCTGATGCTCGAGGCAAGACACAGTGCACGTGAAGAAACCGCTCCTACACGACGGCAACtacgagagaagagagaaaaagaggggagggagggaggaagggaggggggagctCAGCGAGGAGCAGGGCGGTGGAGAGACAAGACATAGAGCGCGACCGATCAATAGAGGTTCGCTGGCACGAAACACCAAGGCCGACGATCCCCGGAGGAAGGAGTGCGAGCCAACGTCAGAAGGGGGGGTGGCGGAGAGAGCTAAAAGGAGGGAGGTAGAGGCGAGTTCTTGTGTTCTTTTCGTGCGGTGTTGCCGCTTGCGGATGCTGAGCCAGTGCGACCCCAGAGGCGCTGCGAGCACTTggcgacacgcgcacacacacaagagtACGGAGAAGTCCACGGCAGAAGAGGGTGATGTAGTTTGAAGATGATGAGGACACACAAAGTCCGCGGCCAGCAAGCAAGTATGAAAGACAGTAAAAGAACAGCAAGAAGGAGagctgtatgtgtgtgtgtgcgtatgcgtgatGGCGTGATGGCGGGGCTGGTGGTGATGacagacgcagacgcagagGCGGTCGGCATGCAACGACTGCAGCACATGAgagcaggagagggagggccTGAAATCGCGATCGGGCCACCGTGCGTGGCGTGACACGGCACCAGCACATAAAAAAGGAGAGCAAAACAACGACAACCCCGCGCTGGCCTATGCTGCAGAAGCGGATTGCAGCTATACGGTGGACCagctgtgcacgtgtgcgtgcgcaggtACCAGTGAGCGTGCGTGTTGCCCCTCTTCAAGCGAAGTGGCGGCTATTCCACTGGCTCTTCAGAAATTTCCAGCGATCAATCGGCAGAGAGCACCCAAAAAAGAGGTAACGGCGATCGCGCGTGGAACTGAACGcgcgagggaggcgagaaagaaaaggaaaaggatgTCCCGCTTACACGGCGTTGCCTGCCTCCACGCCTCCTCGTAGTAATGCTGCGGCTGGTCAGACACACGGAGACAACGGCACGCGCGTCGGGAGCACGTGGAAGGGcaacgacgaagacgccTCAGCGAAAACGCAGCGCGCCGCCTTTCGTTGCTAGCACGGCGCCAGTGATGGAAGTGAAaaatgtgtgcgtgcgtcagTGCGACTCTGTGATAGGTGCAGCGtagcgggggggggagcgcagctgcggtgtCTTTGTCAGGCCTGGACCAGAGGACGACCTTCGTGGCAGACGTgcagggagagaagaaagcgGGGGAAAGGGATGGCGAGACAAGACGGAAGAACGGCAGTGGgcgtgcgggtgtgggtgcggccACACAACGGACGAAGCACTGCGAcacggcggtgacggcggatCCGCGTAGATGGCGGGCACTCTCTCCCTACGCTTGTTCGTTGTCTTCTCCCGCCCCACTTTCCGCTTGTGCGCGCAATCACCCATGTGGGCGGTCATCGCGTAGCACGAGAGGCAGGCGGACGCACGCGCGGAGACACTGGAACACTCGCTGCCTGCGCTGCTCTACAGCTTCCCTTGCCTTCCTGTGCAGGAAAGGAGAGCGTCAATCAGCTGTGCGGTACTGACGCGCGACCAACGCATGGTCGTGCAGAACAAAGCAAGACACGAGAAGCACAGGAACGATCCTTGATAACCAAAAATGCGTGCAGCAACAACGTGTGCCTCATTACTCCCACAaccatgcacacacgcacacgcacacacatgtatagagagagagagaaagtcCCAGATTCACCGATAGTCGTGCTCCGAGGTCGGCCAGTGGAatcggctgctgcgtcgcagcCACCCCGCATCCtccgacgcgcacgcatcaCACACAAGGTAAGAATGCCAGCTGTGTAGCCTAGAACTGCAACAGCTTGAAGCCCGTCTTCTGCCGCGTCGTCAGGTCGGTGCGAAGACGGTACTCCCAGTACGGCATCCCCTTATTGCTCGCCGGGTATCCAGGAGGAAAGACTATCTTCATGGTATCTGTCAGCACCTGTTCCTTGAGCAGCCGGTCCGacaacgtcgtcgtcgacatGGACGGCGACGCGTTTACTTCGATCAAGTGGGGGTTGATGTGGTCGTCGATGAGGATGTCGTAGCCGTAGAGCTCGTACGAGTGCTTGTCGTTGAACATTACCGGCTCCACCGCCTTGAGCGAGTGGTAGATGAGAAACTGAATGTTCTTCACCATGCCCTCCGCCGTGTACGGGCCGTAGCTCTTCTGCACGTACAGGAACAGGTTCTGGAAAGACCACTTGCCACCGTGCAAGGTGTTGTAATGCTCGTCGCCCTTCTGCAAGGCGACGTTCGTTAGGTGGGAGCCGAGGTCCTCCTGGGATAGGCTGCTGCCAGCGTATCGCGTCGCGCAGAATCGGGCAAAGCCGTCTTCGTGCAGGTACGCCACGAGAGGCTTGTAGGATGTGACAAGAACGTACAGGCGCAGGTCAAACTTCTTGCCACCGATCAGCAGCGGGTTGGAGATGTAGCGGCTGATAATGTACGAGCCAAGCGacccaccgccgctgccaccggcgccgacTGCGGTTTGAGACGTCACTGCACTGGTGGCGTTGAAGTGAGGGGAGGTTGGGCTCGCCAGCGAGCatccgttgccgccgctcgcTGCACCCGGTGCTGACTCTATGCTGCTCGGAACTGCGGcgcgctgttgctgcaggACCGACGGCGCGACCCAGCTAGCTCGGTTAGAGGGGCTAGTGGCCAGGAAGGAGGCCATGTTTTCCGACTCTTTTTTCTCAGACATCCACCGCTGCAGGGAGCGGACGTCGTCGATGATGAAGATACCCTTGCCCTGTGACCGCGACGTCGGCTTCACAATCCACtgcgtgccgcggcgccgctggaaCTTCTCCTTGAACATGCTCATGTCGTTTGGAATGTTGTACGTCAGCGGAACGCTGTCGGCAAAGCAGAACGACTTGACAGAGAGCGGCGGCCTGCGCTCACCGCCAGCGAACGCGAACGCGGACGGGCCTGCTGCGccctcggcatcggcggcgtgGGCCGAAGCGGAGACCCAATCGGTGGCGGTGTGCAGTGTCAGCCGGGCGTAGTTGTCCGCTTGGTGCTCTCGCAAGTAGCGCCTGATGTTCTTGTACATGAGGTCTTTTCGGGTCAGCTCCGCATGATCGGGGAAGTGGTTGATGatctgctgctcctgccacctgaaggagctggagcagacCGTGTGGCGGACGCGCCTTACGTGCATCCAGAAGAAATGCCAATCCCCGAGGCCAATGTTCTTGTCCTCGCCCTCGTTATTAGCAGTAACGCAGATCTCCTCAACGTTGATgcgtcgcgcgcgcacctgggaggcggaggtggccgcagcagcgccggtgccCCTGCTCGTGTGAGGTGCCTCATCCACCCGCGCGCTCGTCccttcggcggcgccggcgttggTGGTCGACAGCGgtgacgacgctgctgcagaggtCGTCGGATGCGTCTGCTCATGCTGGTAGCGCTCGAACATGAAGTGAATCACCTGCTTGTCGAGGTCTGTGCGGTAGCGCAAGGTGCAGTCTCCGTGATGGtgactgccgccgctgctgcccatgGAGATgctggccgccgcgcggGTGCGGTGGCCGTTGCCAAGCCCGCTGCTAGCAGGTGCCGCGGCACCAGAGCCGTTCGCGGGCCCTGGCACGATGATCAGCTTTGTATGTCGCTTTCCAGCCAGCGACGTCAccggcaccaccacacgcgccGAGGCGCCGTTGTCGAAACCGTCCGCATCAcagctgccgtcgtcgctgtcctctggtggc is a window encoding:
- a CDS encoding putative tubulin tyrosine ligase: MEPATGCTSGGKDKGVKSSAHNKTPAAAPLNALVNAVAGAAAASETSPHTTAAALRKKKLTVRKVPAAALTRKTKERSRERSLSTPAPTPPLPRSPRSAKRKNGKSAERPVGGEAQLLPSAAAQAPKPEVDADSVEKPPQQEPEKRTNVVGTGENDLQQQRALPPEDSDDGSCDADGFDNGASARVVVPVTSLAGKRHTKLIIVPGPANGSGAAAPASSGLGNGHRTRAAASISMGSSGGSHHHGDCTLRYRTDLDKQVIHFMFERYQHEQTHPTTSAAASSPLSTTNAGAAEGTSARVDEAPHTSRGTGAAAATSASQVRARRINVEEICVTANNEGEDKNIGLGDWHFFWMHVRRVRHTVCSSSFRWQEQQIINHFPDHAELTRKDLMYKNIRRYLREHQADNYARLTLHTATDWVSASAHAADAEGAAGPSAFAFAGGERRPPLSVKSFCFADSVPLTYNIPNDMSMFKEKFQRRRGTQWIVKPTSRSQGKGIFIIDDVRSLQRWMSEKKESENMASFLATSPSNRASWVAPSVLQQQRAAVPSSIESAPGAASGGNGCSLASPTSPHFNATSAVTSQTAVGAGGSGGGSLGSYIISRYISNPLLIGGKKFDLRLYVLVTSYKPLVAYLHEDGFARFCATRYAGSSLSQEDLGSHLTNVALQKGDEHYNTLHGGKWSFQNLFLYVQKSYGPYTAEGMVKNIQFLIYHSLKAVEPVMFNDKHSYELYGYDILIDDHINPHLIEVNASPSMSTTTLSDRLLKEQVLTDTMKIVFPPGYPASNKGMPYWEYRLRTDLTTRQKTGFKLLQF